One window from the genome of Fulvivirga lutea encodes:
- a CDS encoding outer membrane lipoprotein-sorting protein codes for MKKITLFVIGLFVAGMATAQTANEIVDGYIEATGGYEAWDNIKNLKIKAKVNQGGLEIPIEVVNMKDGRQYTKFTVQGNDFMQGVFDGETLWSTNFQSTKPEKADAESTANQKLEANDFPSDLFNYEDKGYTLELEGEETIEGTEAYKLKLTKEPITVDGEEVEDVVYFFFDKESNVLLAQEESIVRGPQKGAIAQTVFSDYDEVEGVYFPFSISQGIKGVGMQPLIIDSIEANVEIDETMFAFPEEAGE; via the coding sequence ATGAAAAAAATAACTCTTTTTGTAATAGGACTTTTTGTTGCAGGAATGGCAACAGCCCAAACTGCCAACGAAATTGTAGATGGCTACATAGAAGCTACTGGTGGTTATGAAGCATGGGACAATATCAAAAACCTAAAGATTAAAGCGAAAGTAAATCAAGGCGGTTTAGAAATCCCTATTGAAGTAGTAAACATGAAAGATGGAAGGCAGTATACTAAATTTACCGTTCAAGGTAATGACTTTATGCAAGGTGTATTTGATGGTGAAACACTTTGGAGTACAAACTTCCAATCAACTAAACCAGAAAAAGCTGATGCTGAATCTACAGCTAACCAAAAATTAGAAGCTAATGACTTTCCAAGCGACCTTTTTAATTACGAAGACAAAGGTTATACACTGGAATTAGAAGGTGAGGAAACCATTGAAGGAACCGAAGCATACAAGTTAAAACTTACGAAAGAGCCAATCACTGTTGATGGTGAAGAAGTAGAAGACGTGGTATATTTCTTCTTCGACAAAGAAAGTAACGTGCTTTTAGCGCAAGAAGAATCTATTGTTAGAGGTCCTCAAAAAGGAGCTATTGCACAAACTGTATTTAGTGATTATGACGAAGTGGAAGGCGTTTACTTCCCTTTCTCAATCAGCCAGGGAATTAAAGGTGTAGGCATGCAGCCTTTAATAATCGATAGTATCGAAGCAAATGTAGAAATTGATGAGACTATGTTTGCTTTCCCAGAAGAAGCTGGAGAATAA